From Synoicihabitans lomoniglobus, the proteins below share one genomic window:
- a CDS encoding mannitol dehydrogenase family protein, whose product MKESLRLNQQNLYRLPARVARPTYDRSRVKVGIVHIGVGGFHRSHQAFYTDELMETTGTTEWGICGVGLRDADRKIGDILKKQDHLYSLIVKHPGGQMETRVIGSLIDFMLSCDDPAAVIARMAHPETKIVSLTITEGGYNFSPATGEFDLKNPDVRHDLANPMLPRTIFGYLTASLQQCRSVGRPPFTVQSCDNIQHNGDMTRRMLLAFAAKQDPELARWIEREVCFPNAMVDRITPVTTPSDIEYLDTECGVKDEWPVTCEPFIQWVIEDHFCGARPAWETVGAQFVPDVTPYEKMKIRLLNAGHSVLGLLGSIHGHATIDGCMADPLFATYLRRFMDFEATPVLDAVEGIDLDDYKDCLIERFGNPNIKDNLARICLESSSKLPKFLIPTITENLTRGGSIEYATLVIAAWCFYSDKGTSRHGAPLDIVDDLKAELNKAAADTPRDPLSFLKLKPVFGDLVRHQTFTTTYTRMVNALYENPDIARQMQTILFGQE is encoded by the coding sequence ATGAAAGAATCCCTTCGCCTGAATCAGCAGAACCTCTATCGGCTGCCTGCGCGCGTGGCCCGCCCCACCTACGACCGCAGTCGCGTGAAGGTCGGTATCGTGCACATCGGTGTCGGCGGTTTTCACCGTTCGCATCAGGCCTTTTACACCGACGAGCTCATGGAAACCACCGGCACGACCGAGTGGGGTATCTGCGGGGTGGGGTTGCGCGACGCCGACCGCAAGATCGGCGATATTCTCAAGAAGCAAGATCACCTCTACTCGCTGATTGTGAAGCACCCCGGAGGGCAGATGGAGACCCGGGTGATCGGCTCGCTCATCGACTTCATGCTGAGTTGCGACGACCCTGCAGCGGTCATCGCCCGCATGGCGCACCCGGAGACCAAGATCGTCTCCCTCACCATCACCGAAGGCGGCTACAACTTCAGCCCCGCTACCGGTGAGTTCGATCTGAAGAACCCCGACGTGCGGCACGATCTTGCGAATCCGATGCTGCCCAGAACCATCTTCGGCTACCTCACCGCATCGCTCCAACAGTGCCGGTCGGTGGGCCGACCTCCCTTCACCGTGCAATCCTGCGACAACATCCAGCACAACGGTGACATGACGCGCCGGATGCTGCTGGCCTTTGCCGCCAAACAGGACCCCGAACTCGCCCGCTGGATTGAGCGCGAGGTCTGCTTCCCCAATGCGATGGTCGATCGCATCACGCCCGTCACCACGCCGTCCGATATCGAGTATCTGGATACCGAGTGCGGGGTGAAGGACGAGTGGCCGGTCACCTGTGAGCCGTTCATCCAGTGGGTCATCGAGGACCATTTTTGTGGTGCACGACCCGCGTGGGAAACCGTCGGCGCGCAATTCGTGCCCGATGTCACTCCTTACGAAAAAATGAAGATCCGGCTGCTCAACGCCGGTCACTCCGTGCTCGGATTGCTGGGCTCCATTCACGGACATGCCACCATCGACGGTTGTATGGCCGATCCGCTCTTCGCGACCTACCTGCGCCGCTTCATGGACTTCGAAGCCACGCCTGTGCTCGACGCCGTGGAAGGCATCGATCTGGACGATTACAAGGATTGCCTGATCGAGCGGTTTGGGAACCCGAACATCAAAGACAACCTCGCCCGCATATGCCTGGAAAGCTCCTCCAAGCTGCCGAAATTCCTCATCCCCACCATCACCGAAAATCTGACCCGCGGTGGCAGCATCGAATACGCCACGTTGGTGATCGCCGCCTGGTGCTTCTACAGCGACAAAGGCACCAGTCGGCACGGTGCGCCGCTCGACATCGTTGACGACCTGAAAGCGGAGCTGAACAAAGCCGCCGCTGACACGCCACGCGACCCGCTGTCGTTTCTCAAGTTGAAGCCGGTCTTCGGCGACCTGGTCCGCCACCAGACCTTTACCACCACCTACACGCGGATGGTCAACGCCCTCTACGAAAACCCCGACATCGCCCGCCAGATGCAAACGATCCTCTTCGGGCAGGAATAG
- a CDS encoding purine-cytosine permease family protein translates to MNTKTEAPAWGNVSEEQLPIAKHKLHGWTHFMGLYAGEHVAATEFVIGATFVALGARTMDILVGLLIGNILAILSWTLITSPIAVQTRLSLYTYLHKIAGDSMTKLYNWANVVIFTVISAAMITVSSTAVRFVFNIPAQLNWYPTDPMFVAVVLGVGVIVVFVAMYGFNAVSEFSGLCGPWLFVMFASGALVLMPALAESVLGRTTLSGWSDFLEIGNQSIWTGLNSKGEPGIGLLEVIGFAWAANTITHVGLIDMALLRYAKKSIYGLCTSSGMLFGHYIAWIAAGIMGAGTAVLLKTSIVSLDPGDVAFHALGLSGFVIVLVAGWTTANANLYRAGLAAQAVFKDRSRQQTTLVVGIVTVIVACFPFVFTKMLPMLTYAGLLVVPVGAIVFAEHVLFPRIGLTRYWVSYRQLKHSTPAVASWGAGLVFGFGLNALNVMSFYYLFIPTWFFTVTVYTLLAKQAGAAEQYPEAEARMQARDQEIAAYQARQAAEAKPRVNDRSAFSKTLHLLARASLALTLMLAAITLFRSPDMAAYEANRDTFFRYGFICTIAYFSFAYWALRRRKSAQA, encoded by the coding sequence ATGAATACCAAAACTGAGGCTCCCGCGTGGGGCAACGTGAGCGAAGAGCAGTTGCCCATTGCGAAGCACAAACTGCACGGCTGGACCCATTTCATGGGGCTGTATGCCGGTGAACACGTGGCCGCCACGGAGTTCGTCATTGGGGCCACGTTTGTGGCGCTGGGGGCCAGGACGATGGACATTCTGGTCGGCCTGTTGATCGGCAACATTCTCGCCATTCTGAGTTGGACGCTGATCACGTCGCCCATCGCGGTGCAAACCCGGCTGAGCCTCTACACCTACCTGCACAAGATCGCCGGTGACTCGATGACCAAGCTCTACAACTGGGCCAATGTCGTCATTTTTACCGTGATCTCGGCCGCCATGATCACGGTCTCGTCAACGGCGGTTCGGTTCGTTTTCAACATTCCCGCTCAGCTCAATTGGTATCCCACCGACCCGATGTTTGTCGCGGTGGTTCTGGGTGTCGGTGTCATCGTGGTGTTTGTCGCCATGTATGGCTTCAACGCGGTATCCGAATTTTCAGGACTGTGCGGACCGTGGTTGTTTGTCATGTTCGCCAGTGGTGCGCTGGTCCTGATGCCGGCGCTGGCGGAATCGGTGTTGGGCCGGACTACCCTGTCCGGCTGGAGCGACTTTCTGGAAATTGGGAACCAGTCGATCTGGACCGGCTTGAACAGCAAGGGTGAGCCCGGGATCGGCCTGCTTGAGGTGATCGGTTTTGCCTGGGCCGCCAATACCATCACGCACGTCGGTCTCATTGACATGGCGCTGCTGCGTTACGCCAAAAAATCCATTTACGGATTGTGCACCAGCTCGGGCATGTTGTTCGGCCACTACATTGCATGGATCGCCGCCGGAATCATGGGTGCGGGCACGGCCGTCTTGCTGAAAACCTCCATCGTGTCCCTCGACCCGGGCGACGTGGCGTTTCATGCGCTGGGTCTGTCGGGGTTTGTGATTGTGCTCGTCGCGGGTTGGACCACCGCCAACGCGAACCTGTATCGGGCGGGCTTGGCAGCGCAGGCTGTCTTCAAGGATCGGTCGCGCCAGCAGACCACCTTGGTCGTGGGCATCGTCACCGTGATCGTTGCTTGCTTCCCCTTTGTCTTCACCAAGATGCTGCCGATGCTCACCTACGCCGGTCTGCTGGTCGTGCCGGTTGGTGCTATCGTGTTTGCCGAGCACGTGCTCTTTCCGCGCATCGGGCTCACCCGGTATTGGGTGAGCTATCGCCAGCTCAAGCACAGCACGCCCGCCGTGGCGTCCTGGGGTGCGGGCCTCGTCTTCGGATTCGGCCTGAACGCGCTCAACGTGATGTCGTTTTACTACCTTTTCATCCCGACTTGGTTCTTCACCGTCACTGTTTACACCCTGCTCGCCAAGCAGGCGGGGGCTGCGGAGCAGTATCCCGAAGCCGAGGCCAGGATGCAGGCGCGCGACCAGGAGATCGCCGCCTATCAGGCCCGGCAGGCCGCGGAGGCGAAACCGCGCGTGAACGATCGGTCGGCGTTCTCGAAGACGTTGCACCTGTTGGCCCGAGCCAGTCTCGCGCTCACGCTGATGCTGGCGGCCATCACCTTGTTCCGCAGCCCGGATATGGCTGCCTACGAGGCCAACCGCGACACCTTCTTCCGATATGGATTCATCTGCACGATCGCCTACTTCAGCTTCGCCTATTGGGCCCTGCGGCGCAGAAAGTCCGCTCAAGCATAA
- a CDS encoding alkyl/aryl-sulfatase, with protein MKTTFTSGLAIATAFTLLTASGSAADSPAALLPSSHAAHVHAPVSISGGTQVAPSVALDLLHAQDQQFERQIVQVAPNVFTAVGYHGANTSMIVGTDGVIIVDTLMVPTAAATALQALRAYSDKPVKAIIYTHSHGDHIGGASAFVGDEMPAIYAMEGFGSAEGVTEMVGPIKAKRNVRQFGRNLPLAEQTNRGVAPAGTVDRDGGKGILPPTVLVPHRGDRTVIAGVELEFHYAPGETDDAMFIWLPREKVLFAGDNFYSSFPNLYAIRGTAYRNVLNWSESVARMATFKPHHVVPGHTLPIHGQEAATTALENYSAAIRSVYDQTVEGLNAGKSPDQLAHDVTLPAHLKDKPYLIEYYGTVSNAVRAISVGLLGWFDGNPTTLNPLEPAIAAQKIARLAGGTRNLTTQMEAALQQGDYQWALELSDHVKWLTDGDPTRAREIKIEALRGLGALEYNAPNRNYYLSYANELESGQLRDPWF; from the coding sequence ATGAAAACCACCTTCACCAGCGGCTTGGCCATCGCCACCGCATTCACGTTATTAACCGCATCCGGTTCGGCTGCCGATTCGCCCGCCGCCCTTCTCCCTTCGTCCCATGCGGCGCACGTCCATGCCCCCGTCTCGATCAGCGGAGGCACGCAGGTTGCGCCGAGCGTTGCATTGGATCTGCTGCATGCTCAGGACCAACAATTCGAACGGCAGATCGTGCAAGTCGCCCCCAACGTGTTCACCGCCGTCGGCTACCACGGAGCCAATACGTCAATGATCGTGGGCACCGACGGGGTGATCATCGTCGACACCCTCATGGTGCCGACCGCCGCCGCGACTGCTCTGCAGGCCCTGCGCGCTTACAGCGACAAACCGGTGAAAGCGATCATCTACACCCACAGCCACGGCGATCACATTGGCGGGGCCAGCGCGTTTGTCGGCGACGAGATGCCGGCAATCTACGCCATGGAAGGGTTCGGTTCAGCCGAAGGGGTGACGGAAATGGTGGGCCCCATCAAAGCGAAGCGCAACGTCCGCCAATTCGGACGCAATCTGCCGTTGGCCGAGCAGACCAATCGCGGAGTGGCCCCGGCCGGCACGGTCGACCGCGACGGGGGTAAAGGGATCCTGCCGCCCACCGTTTTAGTGCCGCACCGCGGCGATCGCACCGTGATTGCGGGGGTCGAACTCGAGTTTCATTACGCTCCGGGTGAGACGGACGACGCCATGTTCATCTGGTTGCCGCGCGAGAAGGTGCTGTTTGCAGGGGACAACTTCTACAGCTCCTTTCCGAATCTGTATGCCATTCGCGGCACGGCCTACCGCAACGTGCTCAACTGGTCGGAAAGCGTCGCTCGCATGGCCACATTTAAACCCCACCACGTGGTGCCGGGGCATACCCTGCCCATCCATGGACAGGAAGCGGCCACCACCGCGTTGGAGAATTACAGCGCGGCCATCCGCAGCGTCTATGACCAAACGGTCGAAGGTCTGAACGCCGGTAAGAGCCCGGATCAGTTGGCGCACGACGTCACCCTGCCGGCCCACCTCAAGGACAAACCGTATCTGATCGAGTATTACGGAACCGTGTCGAATGCGGTGCGGGCCATCTCGGTTGGTCTGCTGGGCTGGTTCGATGGCAACCCCACGACCCTGAACCCGCTGGAGCCCGCCATCGCAGCGCAAAAAATCGCCCGTCTGGCGGGAGGCACCCGCAACCTCACCACCCAGATGGAAGCCGCTTTGCAGCAGGGCGACTATCAATGGGCCCTGGAGCTGTCCGATCATGTCAAGTGGCTGACCGACGGCGACCCGACCCGCGCCCGTGAAATCAAAATCGAAGCACTACGGGGTCTCGGAGCTCTGGAATACAACGCCCCCAATCGAAACTACTACCTGAGTTACGCCAACGAACTCGAATCCGGCCAATTGCGTGACCCATGGTTCTGA
- a CDS encoding PIN domain-containing protein, which translates to MFASADIPQSARPVVTSAETRAPKAQIKALLDQVDADQKAGAIHWLPITDDHLQRVSAVFLKAPADLFLRAADALHLACAAAERFPAIYSNDRHLLAAASRFGLDGINVIAA; encoded by the coding sequence ATGTTCGCCTCCGCGGATATCCCGCAAAGTGCGCGACCGGTCGTCACTTCGGCGGAAACCCGTGCCCCCAAGGCACAAATCAAAGCGCTGCTCGATCAGGTCGACGCCGATCAAAAAGCCGGCGCGATTCATTGGTTGCCCATCACCGACGATCATCTTCAACGCGTGTCGGCCGTTTTCCTGAAGGCTCCGGCTGATCTCTTTTTGCGCGCCGCAGACGCCTTGCATCTCGCCTGCGCGGCGGCGGAGCGTTTCCCCGCAATCTATTCCAACGATCGCCACCTCCTGGCCGCCGCATCTCGATTCGGACTCGATGGAATCAACGTCATCGCGGCATAG
- a CDS encoding sulfatase family protein: MRNQIRFGLFLGFFALSAVAATARARPNILFIMTDDQSYRSVGCYEGSRPWVNTPNIDRLAESGVKFATAYVGTWCMPARVSLLTGRLPHAVETVRMEGPYPGVAYDPQQAPFWPSVLRDHGYTTAHIGKWHVGADTGAGRDWDYQAAWLRPKRAENPDGTSYFYDQKISFNGAPAQPVRGYSTDNYTEWADAFVRGANRDADQPWYLWLCYTAPHHPFVPAERHRFDYLREEVPVPSDIFPPRPGKPAYMQKVREFEYDDNGMLRAVYPAGFPLREGVHDYNRSIRAIDEGVGRLLDTLAETGQLENTLVVFTSDQGYAWGEHGFIKKVAPYDANIRAPLIVSQPGTVLAGHTVDRPVTGLDLIPTFFEQAGIALPWRMHGHDLSPLLQNETATWPHPVMLSYTGWTYGRATMPLPEAGMDGHSHVAQVPWYVMLRKGNFKYIRTLVEGEGEELYDLNADPDELTNLAGEPDQRQRVLRLRGDAVAQLRRTEAPFVDALPSVRSLGP; this comes from the coding sequence ATGAGAAATCAGATACGCTTTGGTTTGTTCCTGGGATTCTTCGCGCTGTCGGCGGTAGCCGCGACCGCCAGGGCGCGACCCAATATTCTGTTCATCATGACCGACGATCAGTCCTACCGGTCGGTGGGCTGCTACGAAGGCTCCCGGCCGTGGGTGAATACGCCGAATATTGATCGGCTGGCCGAGAGCGGGGTGAAATTTGCGACGGCGTATGTCGGCACCTGGTGCATGCCGGCCCGCGTGTCGTTGCTGACCGGACGTCTGCCGCACGCGGTGGAGACCGTGCGGATGGAAGGACCTTATCCGGGCGTTGCATACGATCCCCAGCAGGCCCCGTTTTGGCCGAGCGTGTTGCGTGATCATGGCTACACCACGGCGCACATCGGCAAATGGCACGTTGGGGCGGACACGGGGGCCGGCCGTGATTGGGACTATCAGGCCGCGTGGTTGAGACCCAAACGCGCGGAAAACCCGGACGGAACCAGTTATTTTTACGATCAGAAGATTTCGTTCAACGGCGCGCCCGCGCAACCGGTCCGGGGGTATTCGACCGATAACTACACGGAGTGGGCGGATGCCTTTGTGCGCGGAGCGAACCGCGACGCCGACCAGCCGTGGTATCTTTGGTTGTGTTACACCGCGCCGCATCATCCGTTCGTGCCGGCCGAGCGTCACCGCTTCGATTACCTGCGCGAGGAAGTCCCGGTGCCGTCCGACATCTTTCCGCCGCGGCCGGGCAAACCGGCTTACATGCAAAAGGTCAGGGAATTTGAATACGATGACAACGGCATGTTGCGGGCGGTTTACCCCGCAGGCTTTCCCCTGCGTGAAGGCGTGCACGATTACAACCGCTCGATTCGCGCGATCGATGAAGGCGTGGGGCGCTTGTTGGATACGTTGGCCGAAACGGGGCAATTGGAGAACACCCTCGTCGTGTTCACCTCGGATCAAGGTTACGCGTGGGGGGAACACGGCTTCATCAAAAAAGTGGCGCCCTACGATGCAAATATTCGGGCGCCGTTGATCGTGAGCCAACCCGGCACGGTGCTGGCCGGACACACGGTGGACCGTCCGGTGACCGGGCTTGATTTGATCCCGACTTTTTTTGAGCAGGCCGGCATTGCACTGCCGTGGCGAATGCACGGGCATGACCTCAGCCCGCTGCTGCAGAACGAAACTGCGACTTGGCCGCATCCCGTCATGCTCAGTTACACCGGCTGGACGTATGGCCGCGCGACGATGCCGTTGCCCGAAGCCGGGATGGACGGACACTCCCACGTCGCCCAGGTGCCGTGGTATGTCATGCTGCGGAAGGGGAATTTTAAATACATTCGCACCTTGGTGGAAGGTGAAGGGGAGGAACTCTACGATCTGAACGCCGATCCGGATGAGTTGACGAATTTAGCCGGTGAGCCGGATCAACGGCAGCGTGTTCTGCGTCTGCGTGGTGACGCCGTCGCGCAACTCCGCCGCACCGAAGCTCCGTTTGTCGACGCCCTGCCATCGGTGCGCTCACTCGGCCCATGA
- a CDS encoding carbohydrate kinase family protein, which produces MLRPATVAGIGELLWDIFPHHQQLGGAPANFAWHCWQLGAEAYPVSCVGTDSLGRRARSRLAEMGVDDRYVFTTDVLPTGSVEVSLSAAGKPSYEIKADVAWDQLPLADELKTLARRLDAICFGSLAQRSVPTRETIRAVLREMPADALKVFDVNLRQSFHSRALIEESLELASVLKLSDEELPVLAAHFALPGAEAAQLVSLRERFDLRLVVYTRGAEGSRLVGADGTSDFPGLGGLAVDSVGAGDSFTAAICMGILRGGSLERVNRFANEVAAYVCSQRGATPVLPAHLLKSQLLPSPPKR; this is translated from the coding sequence ATGCTACGACCGGCGACTGTTGCCGGCATCGGAGAGCTCCTTTGGGACATTTTTCCGCACCATCAACAGCTCGGCGGTGCGCCCGCAAACTTTGCCTGGCATTGTTGGCAGCTTGGTGCCGAAGCCTACCCGGTCAGTTGTGTCGGAACGGATTCGCTGGGACGGCGTGCACGCAGTCGGCTGGCGGAGATGGGAGTTGATGATCGGTATGTCTTCACGACCGACGTTCTTCCGACGGGGAGCGTGGAGGTTTCACTAAGTGCGGCCGGGAAACCGTCGTATGAGATCAAGGCCGATGTGGCTTGGGATCAGCTGCCGTTGGCGGACGAGTTGAAGACGTTGGCGCGCAGGCTGGATGCCATTTGCTTCGGATCACTCGCCCAGCGCTCGGTTCCGACTCGGGAGACCATTCGTGCGGTGTTGCGAGAGATGCCCGCGGACGCGTTGAAGGTTTTTGATGTGAATTTACGGCAGTCGTTTCATTCCCGCGCGCTGATTGAGGAGTCGCTCGAACTGGCCTCGGTGCTGAAGCTCAGCGACGAGGAGCTACCGGTGTTGGCCGCCCATTTCGCGCTGCCGGGCGCAGAGGCCGCGCAGTTGGTGTCGCTCCGGGAACGGTTCGATTTGCGCTTGGTGGTCTACACGCGCGGTGCGGAAGGCAGCCGGTTGGTGGGCGCCGACGGCACAAGTGATTTCCCCGGACTGGGAGGGCTTGCGGTGGATTCCGTCGGCGCAGGCGATTCGTTTACCGCCGCCATTTGCATGGGCATATTGCGAGGCGGCTCGTTGGAGCGGGTCAATCGATTCGCCAACGAGGTGGCCGCTTATGTCTGCTCACAAAGAGGGGCCACTCCCGTCCTGCCCGCCCACCTGTTGAAAAGCCAATTACTCCCATCCCCACCGAAGAGATAA
- a CDS encoding GntR family transcriptional regulator translates to MNSSKLRHLQIYEKIRSLIQNGSYRAGDMLPTEAQLGVTFGASRPTIAKALNRLGHEKLVRRRAGFGTQVLAPGRSAVTAGLLIPELHQTEIFEPICASITETASIAGMRIIRPPELNLRQERRMLTESLADQFIAAKVQGVFFTPVEFIPDQEAFNVETINRLTSAGIRVVLIDRDVFPWPRQTPHDLIGIDNIEAGYVMGRHLLDNGCGKLAFVSAPDPAMTVQLRRLGCREALIQNGYRANSLTSVDFIPDQPEKTAQQLLTKKVDGVICANDATAAPLLRALLDLGVDIPGALQVVGFDDVKYASLLSVPLTSYRQPCDDIGKVATETMINRIKHPEAPTRRVTLAGQLIPRNSSAGRLPS, encoded by the coding sequence GTGAACTCTTCAAAATTAAGACACTTACAGATTTACGAAAAAATTCGCAGTCTGATCCAAAACGGGAGCTATCGGGCGGGCGATATGTTGCCCACGGAGGCCCAATTAGGGGTCACCTTCGGGGCGTCACGCCCCACCATCGCCAAAGCGCTCAACCGGCTCGGCCACGAAAAGCTGGTGCGCCGCCGGGCGGGTTTCGGAACCCAGGTCCTCGCCCCTGGACGATCTGCGGTAACGGCGGGCTTGCTCATTCCGGAACTACACCAGACCGAAATCTTTGAGCCCATTTGTGCAAGCATCACCGAGACGGCCAGCATTGCCGGTATGCGCATCATCCGTCCACCGGAGTTGAACCTGCGACAAGAACGCCGCATGTTGACCGAGTCACTGGCCGATCAGTTCATCGCCGCCAAGGTTCAGGGCGTGTTCTTCACGCCGGTCGAGTTTATACCCGACCAAGAGGCCTTTAATGTGGAGACCATCAACCGGCTCACGTCGGCGGGCATCCGCGTGGTGCTGATCGACCGCGACGTGTTCCCCTGGCCTCGGCAAACGCCTCACGACCTGATCGGCATCGACAACATCGAAGCCGGCTACGTCATGGGCCGCCACCTGCTCGACAATGGTTGCGGCAAACTCGCCTTCGTCTCCGCCCCCGATCCGGCGATGACTGTGCAGCTACGGCGACTCGGCTGCCGCGAAGCCCTGATCCAAAACGGCTATCGAGCCAACAGCCTGACCAGCGTGGACTTCATCCCCGACCAACCCGAGAAGACGGCGCAGCAGCTGTTGACCAAAAAAGTCGACGGCGTGATCTGCGCCAACGACGCCACCGCCGCCCCCCTACTTCGTGCCCTGCTGGATCTCGGCGTTGATATCCCGGGTGCTCTGCAAGTGGTCGGATTTGACGATGTGAAATACGCGTCCCTATTGAGCGTGCCGCTGACCAGCTATCGTCAGCCCTGCGACGACATCGGCAAAGTCGCCACCGAAACGATGATCAACCGCATCAAACACCCGGAGGCACCCACACGTCGCGTCACACTGGCCGGTCAACTCATTCCCCGAAACTCCTCCGCTGGTCGGCTTCCCTCATAA
- a CDS encoding helix-turn-helix domain-containing protein → MAVEIPNIPFAHSQGKKTPVEVVRLSELRARETDLPIFAPKRPDFYVLMFVTEGAGSHWIDFMRHALRPGDVLQVRPDQVHAFDADSNHEALLLLFRPEMVPASHVERLAIHLSQPVHLASRDFKLLIQVLDFLQQIERMPAHIRLTSMAAGLLQAIIAGLDEWYAREHSLSANPGHQRALELVHRFEQLLHHQVGRQSLVACAGQLHVTTRTLSRACQQIRGTSPKKLIDRNLALEAKRQLILGNATGEEIGYDLGFSEASNFVKFFKRIVGQTPEAFRLQQRRDE, encoded by the coding sequence ATGGCCGTTGAAATCCCAAACATCCCCTTTGCCCACTCCCAAGGGAAAAAAACCCCGGTTGAAGTGGTCCGGCTTTCGGAACTTCGGGCCCGTGAGACGGACCTCCCGATCTTCGCACCCAAGCGACCGGACTTTTACGTGCTCATGTTCGTCACGGAAGGTGCCGGCTCCCACTGGATCGATTTCATGCGTCACGCTTTGCGGCCCGGCGATGTCCTGCAGGTTCGACCCGACCAGGTCCACGCGTTTGATGCCGATTCGAATCACGAGGCACTCCTGCTGCTGTTTCGTCCCGAAATGGTCCCCGCCAGTCACGTCGAACGATTGGCGATTCACCTGAGCCAACCCGTCCATCTCGCATCGCGCGACTTCAAGTTGTTGATTCAGGTGCTCGATTTTCTGCAGCAGATCGAGCGGATGCCGGCCCACATTCGCCTGACCTCCATGGCCGCAGGATTACTCCAGGCCATCATTGCCGGACTCGACGAATGGTATGCCCGGGAACATTCATTGTCGGCTAACCCGGGCCATCAGCGTGCCTTGGAATTGGTGCACCGTTTCGAACAGCTGCTTCATCACCAAGTCGGCCGTCAATCGCTCGTCGCGTGTGCCGGGCAGTTGCACGTGACCACGCGGACCCTGTCGCGGGCCTGCCAACAAATCCGAGGGACCAGCCCCAAAAAACTGATCGATCGCAATCTCGCCCTCGAAGCGAAACGGCAACTGATCCTGGGCAACGCCACCGGGGAGGAAATCGGTTACGATCTCGGCTTCAGCGAAGCCTCCAATTTCGTGAAGTTCTTCAAACGGATCGTCGGGCAAACGCCCGAGGCCTTTCGTCTCCAGCAACGTCGCGACGAATAA
- a CDS encoding alpha/beta hydrolase encodes MSVCPRSVRLAIFRFVCCTLIWGGSCFVSDLTAANRTREQLLEGRARVAADMEIVAFKRIPDVITKRRNERGRLERDRKVDYLDLRLSIVRPPPAETEAGGAIARPAVLFFHGGGFQSGSPEQFFLQAKYFAARGAVAFCVEYRLKDRVEVTIAQQVIDARSALRWVRENAAALQIDPRQVIAAGGSAGGYLALASAVLPHSDSIEVPDAVVLYNPAIDFERFVGDRGRGRLEDSIGGTVEQFSSTPNLRAGLPPIIIFQGEEDEKTPLVDARNFTERAHALELRCELVTFQKVGHGFHNRDPYIEDCAQQAVNFLRDEGFALGQ; translated from the coding sequence ATGTCCGTTTGCCCGCGTTCCGTTCGTCTCGCGATTTTCCGCTTTGTCTGTTGCACGCTGATCTGGGGTGGCAGTTGTTTTGTCAGCGACCTCACCGCGGCCAATCGCACGCGCGAGCAACTGCTCGAAGGGCGCGCCCGGGTCGCCGCCGACATGGAGATCGTGGCGTTTAAACGTATCCCCGACGTCATTACGAAACGCCGCAACGAACGCGGGCGGTTGGAGCGGGATCGCAAGGTCGACTACCTGGATCTTCGGCTCTCCATCGTGCGGCCTCCGCCAGCGGAAACCGAAGCCGGGGGCGCTATCGCGCGACCGGCGGTGTTGTTTTTTCACGGAGGAGGTTTTCAATCCGGAAGTCCGGAGCAGTTTTTTTTGCAGGCGAAGTATTTCGCGGCCCGCGGGGCGGTGGCGTTTTGTGTGGAGTATCGCCTGAAAGACCGCGTCGAGGTGACGATTGCCCAGCAGGTGATCGACGCGCGTTCCGCGTTGCGGTGGGTTCGCGAGAATGCCGCTGCGCTCCAGATCGATCCGCGGCAAGTCATCGCGGCCGGCGGTTCGGCCGGAGGTTACCTGGCGTTGGCGAGCGCGGTGCTGCCGCACTCCGACTCAATCGAGGTTCCCGATGCCGTCGTGCTCTACAATCCGGCGATTGATTTTGAGCGATTCGTCGGGGATCGAGGGCGAGGACGACTGGAAGATTCGATTGGCGGAACCGTGGAGCAATTCTCCTCCACGCCCAACCTGCGGGCCGGACTCCCGCCGATTATCATCTTTCAAGGTGAGGAGGACGAAAAAACGCCTCTCGTCGATGCCCGCAATTTTACCGAGCGGGCTCACGCGCTGGAGCTGCGTTGCGAATTGGTGACATTCCAGAAAGTCGGCCACGGGTTTCACAATCGTGACCCTTACATTGAGGACTGCGCGCAACAGGCGGTGAACTTCCTACGGGATGAAGGATTTGCTTTGGGTCAGTGA